A portion of the Enterobacter sp. SA187 genome contains these proteins:
- a CDS encoding glycoside-pentoside-hexuronide family transporter: MKSQIISVKEKIGYGMGDAASHIIFDNVMMYMMFFYTDIFGIPAGFVGTMFLLARALDAISDPCMGLIADRTRSRWGKFRPWMMFGALPFGIVCVLTYSTPDLSMNGKMIYAAVTYTLLTLLYTVVNIPYCALGGVITNDPAQRISLQSWRFVLATAGGMLSTVLMMPLVNLIGGEDKALGYQGGVAVLSVVAFLMLTFCFFTTKERIQVPPNTTPMREDLRDIWNNDQWRIVGLLTILNILAVCVRGGAMMYYVTWILGTPEVFVAFLTTYCVGNLIGSALAKPLTDWKCKVSIFWWTNALLTIFSVAMFFVPVSASLTMFAFIFIIGVLHQLVTPIQWVMMSDTVDYGEWCNGKRLTGISFAGTLFVLKLGLAIGGALIGWALAGGGYDAAAKTQNSATITIIIALFTLVPAACYFLSAIIAKRYYTLKTPFLVKIMDQLAQGVRRNEQAFNETPVAKELPH, encoded by the coding sequence ATGAAGAGTCAGATTATTTCTGTGAAGGAGAAGATTGGCTACGGCATGGGTGACGCCGCCAGCCATATCATCTTTGATAACGTGATGATGTACATGATGTTTTTCTATACGGATATTTTCGGCATCCCCGCCGGGTTTGTCGGCACCATGTTCTTACTGGCCCGGGCGCTGGATGCGATTTCCGACCCCTGCATGGGGCTTATCGCCGACCGTACGCGCAGCCGCTGGGGTAAATTCCGCCCGTGGATGATGTTTGGCGCGCTGCCCTTCGGCATCGTCTGCGTACTCACCTACAGCACGCCCGATCTGAGCATGAACGGCAAAATGATTTACGCCGCCGTCACCTACACGCTGCTGACCCTGCTCTACACCGTGGTGAATATCCCGTACTGCGCGCTGGGCGGCGTGATCACCAACGACCCGGCGCAGCGTATCTCCCTGCAATCCTGGCGCTTCGTGCTGGCGACGGCGGGCGGCATGCTCTCCACCGTGCTGATGATGCCGCTGGTGAATCTGATTGGCGGGGAAGACAAAGCGCTGGGTTATCAGGGCGGCGTCGCCGTGCTGTCGGTAGTGGCGTTCCTGATGCTGACGTTCTGCTTCTTTACCACCAAAGAGCGTATCCAGGTGCCGCCGAACACCACGCCGATGCGTGAAGATCTGCGCGACATCTGGAACAACGACCAGTGGCGTATCGTCGGCCTGCTGACCATCCTCAACATCCTGGCGGTATGCGTTCGCGGCGGGGCGATGATGTACTACGTCACCTGGATACTCGGCACGCCGGAAGTGTTCGTCGCCTTCCTCACCACTTACTGCGTCGGCAACCTGATCGGCAGCGCGCTGGCGAAGCCGCTTACCGACTGGAAATGCAAGGTCAGCATCTTCTGGTGGACCAACGCCCTGCTGACGATTTTCAGCGTGGCGATGTTCTTTGTTCCGGTCAGCGCCAGCCTCACCATGTTCGCTTTTATCTTTATCATCGGCGTGCTGCATCAGCTGGTGACGCCGATCCAGTGGGTGATGATGTCCGATACCGTCGATTACGGCGAATGGTGTAACGGCAAACGCCTGACCGGTATCAGCTTCGCGGGCACGCTCTTTGTGCTGAAACTGGGTCTGGCGATTGGCGGCGCGCTCATCGGCTGGGCGCTGGCGGGCGGCGGTTATGACGCGGCGGCCAAAACCCAGAACAGCGCCACCATCACCATTATTATCGCGCTGTTCACTCTCGTCCCGGCGGCCTGCTATTTCCTCAGCGCGATCATCGCGAAACGCTACTACACCCTGAAAACGCCGTTCCTGGTGAAAATCATGGACCAGCTGGCGCAGGGCGTGCGTCGCAACGAACAGGCGTTTAACGAGACACCTGTCGCCAAAGAATTACCGCATTAA
- a CDS encoding SymE family type I addiction module toxin, whose translation MADPHSTPESEIRKSERSVIVGYRPHGRDKSTPNLILKGKWLREAGFDTGHQVTVKVMNGCIVLMAYNEQEQRLQDELKAAQQRIKRIESTLAALN comes from the coding sequence ATGGCTGATCCGCATTCTACCCCAGAGTCAGAGATTAGAAAAAGCGAGCGTTCCGTGATCGTGGGCTATCGCCCGCATGGCCGGGATAAAAGCACGCCGAACCTGATCCTGAAAGGGAAATGGCTACGTGAAGCGGGGTTCGATACCGGACACCAGGTAACGGTAAAAGTGATGAACGGATGCATTGTGCTGATGGCTTACAATGAGCAGGAGCAGCGGCTCCAGGATGAACTGAAAGCGGCGCAGCAGAGGATAAAAAGGATCGAATCGACGCTGGCAGCGCTCAATTAA
- the yicI gene encoding alpha-xylosidase: MKISDGNWLIQHGLNLIHPIQVFDVEQQGNEMVVYAAPRDVRERTWQLDTPLFTLRFFSPQEGVVGVRMEHFQGALNNGPHYPLNVQDVPVEMQNTAEFAELKSGALSVRVTKGDAWSLDFLRNGVRITGSQVKNNGYVQDTASNRNYLFERLDLGVGETVYGLGERFTALVRNGQTVETWNRDGGTSTEQAYKNIPFYLTNRGYGVLVNHPQCVSFEIGSEKVSKVQFSVESEHLEYFVIDGPTPKEVLNRYTQLTGRPALPPAWSFGLWLTTSFTTNYDEATVNSFIDGMAERDLPLHVFHFDCFWMKAFQWCDFQWDPVTFPDPEGMIKRLKAKGLKICVWINPYIGQKSPVFNELKEKGYLLKRPDGSLWQWDKWQPGLAIYDFTNPEACRWYAEQLKGLVAIGVDCFKTDFGERIPTDVAWHDGSCPQKMHNHYAYIYNELVWNVLKETVGEEEAVLFARSASVGAQKFPVHWGGDCYANYESMAESLRGGLSIGLSGFGFWSHDIGGFENTAPAHVYKRWCAFGLLSSHSRLHGSKSYRVPWAYDEESCDVVRHFTQLKCRLMPYLYRQAALARDAGTPMMRAMMLEFPDDPACDYLDRQYMLGDAVMVAPVFSEAGDVQFYLPEGRWTHLWRNDELTGSRWHKQQHDFLSLPVYVRDNTLLALGNNDRKPDYAWSDGTAFQLFSLDDGCEARCEVPAEDGLVAFTLQARREGDRITLTGTGDARNWTLCLRNIPQVSAVQGGSQAGSEWGAVITAQENTLVVTL, translated from the coding sequence ATGAAAATCAGTGATGGAAACTGGCTTATTCAGCACGGGCTGAACCTCATTCACCCAATCCAGGTGTTCGATGTTGAACAGCAGGGCAATGAGATGGTGGTGTACGCCGCACCGCGCGATGTGCGTGAACGGACCTGGCAGCTCGACACACCGCTGTTTACGCTGCGCTTTTTCTCGCCGCAGGAAGGCGTGGTCGGCGTGCGCATGGAACATTTTCAGGGTGCGCTGAACAACGGCCCGCATTACCCGCTGAATGTGCAGGACGTACCGGTTGAGATGCAGAACACGGCGGAGTTCGCCGAACTGAAAAGCGGCGCGTTAAGTGTGCGTGTTACCAAAGGCGATGCCTGGTCGCTGGATTTTCTGCGCAACGGCGTGCGCATCACCGGCAGCCAGGTGAAAAACAATGGCTACGTGCAGGACACTGCCAGCAACCGCAATTATCTGTTTGAGCGGCTGGATCTGGGCGTCGGCGAAACCGTGTATGGCCTCGGCGAGCGCTTTACCGCGCTGGTGCGCAACGGGCAGACGGTGGAGACCTGGAACCGCGACGGCGGCACCAGCACCGAACAGGCGTATAAAAATATTCCGTTCTACCTCACTAATCGCGGGTACGGCGTGCTGGTGAATCATCCCCAGTGCGTGTCCTTTGAAATCGGCTCGGAAAAAGTCTCCAAAGTGCAGTTCAGCGTTGAGTCTGAGCATCTGGAATATTTTGTCATCGACGGGCCGACGCCAAAAGAGGTGCTCAACCGCTATACACAGCTGACCGGCCGCCCGGCGCTGCCGCCGGCGTGGTCCTTCGGACTGTGGCTCACCACCTCGTTCACCACCAATTACGACGAAGCCACGGTGAACAGCTTTATCGACGGCATGGCAGAGCGCGATCTGCCGCTGCACGTATTCCATTTTGACTGCTTCTGGATGAAAGCCTTCCAGTGGTGCGACTTCCAGTGGGATCCGGTGACCTTCCCGGATCCGGAGGGCATGATCAAACGCCTGAAGGCGAAAGGGCTGAAAATCTGCGTCTGGATCAACCCCTACATTGGCCAGAAATCACCGGTATTTAACGAGCTGAAAGAGAAGGGCTATCTGCTGAAACGCCCGGACGGCTCGCTGTGGCAGTGGGATAAATGGCAGCCGGGGCTGGCTATCTATGATTTTACGAATCCGGAAGCCTGCCGGTGGTATGCAGAGCAGCTGAAAGGGCTGGTGGCTATCGGCGTCGACTGCTTCAAGACCGATTTCGGCGAGCGCATTCCGACGGACGTGGCCTGGCATGACGGCTCCTGCCCGCAGAAGATGCATAACCATTACGCCTATATCTACAACGAACTGGTGTGGAATGTGCTGAAAGAGACGGTGGGCGAGGAAGAAGCCGTGCTGTTCGCCCGCTCGGCGTCGGTGGGGGCGCAGAAATTCCCGGTGCACTGGGGCGGCGACTGCTACGCCAACTACGAATCCATGGCGGAAAGCCTGCGCGGCGGGCTGTCGATTGGCCTGTCCGGCTTTGGGTTCTGGAGCCACGATATTGGCGGCTTCGAAAACACCGCCCCGGCGCACGTCTATAAGCGCTGGTGCGCGTTCGGGCTGCTCTCCAGCCACAGCCGTCTGCATGGCAGCAAATCCTATCGCGTGCCCTGGGCGTATGATGAGGAGTCCTGCGACGTGGTGCGCCACTTCACGCAGCTGAAATGCCGCCTGATGCCGTATCTGTACCGCCAGGCCGCGCTGGCCCGTGACGCGGGCACGCCGATGATGCGCGCCATGATGCTGGAGTTCCCGGACGATCCGGCGTGTGACTATCTTGATCGCCAGTATATGCTCGGCGATGCGGTGATGGTCGCGCCGGTCTTCTCGGAAGCGGGCGACGTGCAGTTTTATCTGCCGGAAGGCCGCTGGACGCACCTGTGGCGCAACGATGAGCTTACCGGCAGCCGCTGGCACAAACAGCAGCATGATTTCCTGAGCCTGCCGGTCTACGTGCGGGATAACACCCTGCTGGCGCTGGGAAATAACGATCGGAAGCCGGACTATGCGTGGAGCGACGGCACGGCGTTTCAGCTGTTCAGCCTGGACGATGGCTGCGAAGCCCGCTGCGAGGTACCGGCGGAGGATGGCCTGGTTGCCTTCACGCTACAGGCGCGACGGGAAGGGGATCGCATCACGCTCACCGGCACCGGTGATGCCCGCAACTGGACGCTGTGTTTGCGCAATATCCCGCAGGTGAGCGCCGTGCAGGGCGGCTCACAGGCGGGCAGTGAGTGGGGGGCAGTTATCACCGCGCAGGAGAATACGCTGGTGGTTACGCTCTGA
- a CDS encoding ABC transporter ATP-binding protein, translated as MSISAENLSWRIGKKVIVNDVSLSVPKGQTMGLLGPNGSGKSSLLRILAGLRRPDAGRVMLDGGDVREVGKKALAKRVAFVEQHAATDSNIKVIDVVKLGRIPHHSPLSPWTHADDEIVTAALARVEMLDRQQQGWQSLSGGERQRVHIARALAQSPSEILLDEPTNHLDIHHQMQLMRLISALPVTSIVAIHDLNHAAMFCDSLVVMQNGGIVARGTPDEVLTEEMLREVFNVEARIEISRYNGKKHIHFL; from the coding sequence ATGAGTATCAGTGCCGAAAATCTGTCCTGGCGTATCGGAAAAAAAGTCATTGTTAATGATGTGTCGCTCAGCGTGCCCAAAGGCCAGACCATGGGGCTGCTGGGGCCGAACGGCTCCGGGAAATCCTCTTTGTTGCGTATTCTGGCGGGACTGCGTCGGCCCGACGCGGGCCGGGTGATGCTGGACGGCGGCGATGTGCGCGAGGTCGGCAAAAAAGCGCTGGCGAAGCGCGTGGCCTTTGTGGAGCAACATGCGGCGACGGATTCCAACATCAAGGTGATCGATGTGGTGAAGCTGGGGCGCATTCCGCACCATTCACCGCTGTCGCCGTGGACGCATGCGGATGACGAGATTGTCACCGCCGCGCTGGCGCGCGTGGAGATGCTCGACCGCCAGCAGCAGGGCTGGCAGAGCTTGTCCGGCGGCGAGCGTCAGCGGGTACACATTGCCCGTGCGCTGGCGCAGTCACCCTCCGAGATCCTGCTCGACGAGCCGACAAACCATCTGGATATTCACCATCAGATGCAGCTGATGCGGCTGATCAGCGCGCTGCCGGTCACCAGTATTGTGGCGATCCACGATCTGAATCATGCGGCGATGTTCTGCGATTCGCTGGTGGTGATGCAGAACGGCGGCATAGTGGCACGCGGTACGCCGGACGAGGTGCTGACCGAAGAGATGCTGCGCGAGGTGTTCAACGTTGAAGCCAGAATCGAAATTTCCCGCTACAACGGCAAAAAGCATATTCACTTTTTGTAG
- a CDS encoding AsmA family protein — protein MKLIGKLLIYLLIALLVLILAAYFLIQTRWGAAQVGHWVTDNSDYQLTVEAVDHRFSSPSHVLLKSVTFGRKGQPATLDAKAVDIGLSSRQFTDPLHADTILLSDGTLNLSPDTAPLPFQADRLQLNNMAFNSPATGWDLSAQRVTGGVSPWQPKAGNVLGSQAQIQVSAGSMTLNGVPISNVLIQGSIDNNEVTLSTIGADMARGSLTGTARRTANGGWIIDSLRLNDIRLQSDKSLSDFFMPLTTLPSLQIGRLEVTDARLQGPDWAVTDLDLSVRNLTLSEGDWQSDDGRLSMNASEFIYGSLHLFDPIVNTEFSPQGVALRQFTSRWEGGLLRTSGNWLRDGKALVLDDAAIAGLEYTLPANWKQLWMDPLPGWLNAVVLKKFSASRNLVIDIDPAFPWQITALDGYGNNLLLARDGKWGVWGGSAKLNGAAATFNRVDVRRPSLALAANTNAVNISELSAFTGQGLLEATAVVSQLADRQVKVSLNGRGVPVNVLQQWGWPALPISGDGNIQLTASGNVKADTPLKPTVNAELKVLNTEKRQVTQTMRNGEVSTAQPETTPSP, from the coding sequence ATGAAACTCATTGGAAAGCTGCTGATTTATCTGCTGATCGCGCTGCTGGTGCTGATTCTTGCAGCCTATTTTCTGATCCAGACGCGCTGGGGCGCAGCGCAGGTGGGCCACTGGGTTACGGATAACAGTGATTACCAGCTCACCGTTGAGGCAGTGGATCACCGCTTTTCTTCGCCTTCCCATGTGCTGTTAAAGAGCGTTACGTTTGGCCGCAAGGGCCAGCCCGCTACCCTGGATGCGAAAGCGGTGGATATTGGGCTGAGTAGCCGTCAGTTCACCGATCCGCTGCATGCCGATACTATTTTGCTGTCAGACGGGACGCTGAATTTATCTCCGGATACCGCGCCGCTGCCCTTCCAGGCCGACCGCCTGCAACTGAACAATATGGCGTTCAACAGTCCGGCGACTGGCTGGGATCTCAGTGCCCAGCGGGTGACAGGCGGCGTCAGCCCCTGGCAGCCGAAAGCGGGCAATGTGCTTGGCAGCCAGGCGCAAATCCAGGTGAGCGCAGGCTCCATGACGCTGAATGGCGTCCCCATCAGTAATGTCCTCATTCAGGGCAGTATCGACAACAATGAGGTGACGCTGAGCACCATTGGCGCGGATATGGCGCGCGGCTCGCTCACCGGTACCGCCCGCCGTACCGCCAACGGCGGCTGGATTATCGACAGCCTGCGTCTCAATGACATCCGCCTGCAAAGCGACAAATCCCTGAGCGATTTCTTTATGCCGCTCACCACGCTGCCATCGTTGCAGATTGGCAGGCTGGAAGTGACAGACGCGCGCCTGCAGGGGCCGGACTGGGCGGTAACCGATCTGGATCTGAGCGTGCGCAACCTGACGCTGAGCGAGGGCGACTGGCAGAGCGACGACGGCAGGCTGTCGATGAACGCCAGCGAGTTTATCTACGGCTCGCTGCACCTGTTCGATCCTATTGTGAATACTGAGTTTTCCCCCCAGGGCGTGGCGCTGCGCCAGTTCACCTCCCGCTGGGAAGGCGGCCTGCTGCGCACCTCCGGCAACTGGTTGCGCGACGGCAAAGCGCTGGTGCTGGATGACGCCGCCATCGCCGGTCTGGAATACACCCTGCCCGCCAACTGGAAACAGCTGTGGATGGATCCTCTCCCCGGCTGGCTGAACGCCGTGGTGCTGAAAAAATTCAGCGCCAGCCGCAACCTGGTGATCGACATCGATCCGGCTTTCCCGTGGCAGATCACCGCGCTGGATGGTTATGGTAATAACCTGCTGCTGGCGCGGGACGGTAAATGGGGCGTCTGGGGCGGTAGCGCCAAACTGAACGGCGCGGCGGCGACCTTTAACCGCGTCGATGTGCGTCGTCCGTCGCTGGCGCTGGCTGCAAACACCAATGCGGTCAACATCAGCGAGCTGAGCGCCTTTACCGGCCAGGGTTTACTGGAAGCCACCGCTGTGGTGTCGCAGCTGGCTGATCGCCAGGTGAAAGTGAGCCTCAATGGGCGCGGCGTGCCGGTGAACGTATTGCAGCAGTGGGGCTGGCCTGCGCTGCCGATTTCCGGCGATGGTAATATTCAGCTAACCGCCAGCGGCAACGTAAAAGCGGATACGCCGTTAAAACCCACGGTGAATGCGGAACTGAAGGTGCTGAATACAGAGAAACGGCAGGTGACACAGACGATGCGCAACGGCGAGGTGAGTACCGCGCAGCCGGAAACCACACCCTCTCCCTGA
- a CDS encoding ABC transporter substrate-binding protein: MPVLKKTLLALGILCLSTASALATHYPLTIDNCGMKVTFDKAPERVVALGQNSAEIMLMLGLQDKMAASAFWPTKVLPELAKQNEKVKVLTVEIPTLESILAQEPDFVAAQLPLLLGPDSKVAKREDFAAVGVNSYLSPGVCTTTKNTGDIYGSRKQMWDMTQLYKEINDLAAIFDVQDRGDALVASFKKREADLREKFHKGNKDLSFVFWFSSASPSADAHMSGKNSASGFIANMLGGHIALNTDAEWPTVSWESVISANPDVIVVASLDRNRWVLDRAEEKIKFLKTDPAVSQLDAVKKGHIVVMDGQAMNPTVRTLYGAEQVAAQLEKLGLN; this comes from the coding sequence ATGCCGGTTTTAAAGAAAACGCTGTTAGCTTTAGGAATACTTTGCCTGAGTACGGCATCCGCCCTGGCGACGCACTATCCGTTAACCATCGATAACTGTGGCATGAAAGTCACCTTCGACAAAGCGCCGGAGCGCGTGGTGGCGCTGGGGCAGAACTCCGCAGAAATCATGCTGATGCTCGGTTTGCAGGACAAAATGGCCGCCAGCGCTTTCTGGCCGACAAAAGTCTTACCGGAACTCGCGAAGCAGAATGAAAAAGTCAAAGTGCTGACCGTGGAGATCCCGACGCTGGAGTCCATTCTGGCACAGGAGCCGGATTTTGTGGCGGCGCAATTGCCGTTGCTGCTCGGGCCGGACAGTAAAGTCGCTAAACGCGAAGATTTTGCCGCCGTGGGCGTAAACAGCTATTTATCGCCGGGCGTCTGCACCACCACCAAAAACACCGGCGACATCTACGGCAGCCGCAAGCAGATGTGGGACATGACCCAGCTGTACAAAGAAATTAACGACCTGGCGGCGATTTTCGACGTGCAGGATCGCGGTGATGCGCTGGTGGCGAGCTTCAAAAAGCGTGAAGCCGATCTGCGCGAGAAATTCCATAAGGGCAATAAAGATCTGTCGTTCGTCTTCTGGTTCTCCAGCGCCTCGCCGTCAGCCGATGCGCACATGAGCGGCAAAAACAGCGCCTCCGGCTTTATCGCGAATATGCTGGGCGGCCACATCGCCCTGAATACCGACGCCGAATGGCCGACGGTGAGCTGGGAAAGCGTGATCAGCGCCAACCCGGACGTGATTGTCGTCGCCAGCCTCGACCGTAACCGCTGGGTGCTGGATCGCGCGGAAGAAAAAATTAAATTCCTGAAAACCGATCCGGCGGTCAGCCAGCTGGATGCGGTGAAAAAAGGCCATATCGTGGTGATGGATGGTCAGGCGATGAACCCGACCGTGCGCACCCTCTATGGCGCGGAGCAGGTGGCGGCACAATTAGAGAAGCTGGGTCTGAACTGA
- a CDS encoding FecCD family ABC transporter permease: MTVASRSVVENMRSVMLLLGAVLVLGITIAFSVGVGELSIPLKTTFFAITNKLGLTGVTLNRIHETVIWDFRLSRALVAACSGAGLAICGAVLQSLLKNALAEPYVLGVSAGASTGAVAVVVLGVGAGAVSLSAGAFIGAFAAFLFVALLTNGARGGNERTILAGVAASQLFNALTAYTISTSANAQQARDVMFWLLGSFSGVRWPEFQLVLVVVLIGLAVCLYHAKALDAFTFGDDAAASLGIPVGVIRLILFSVTALMTAAIVSMAGSIGFVGLVVPHMMRYFFGPLHRKLLVASALMGAILMVLADIASRTVIAPQSLPVGVVTALVGVPFFAVILYRSGKFS, translated from the coding sequence ATGACTGTGGCGTCCCGCTCGGTAGTTGAAAATATGCGATCCGTGATGTTGCTGCTGGGCGCGGTGCTGGTGCTCGGCATCACCATCGCCTTCAGCGTCGGGGTGGGCGAGCTGTCGATCCCGTTAAAAACCACGTTTTTCGCCATCACCAATAAGCTCGGTCTGACCGGCGTAACCTTAAACCGCATCCATGAGACGGTGATCTGGGATTTTCGTCTCAGCCGGGCGCTGGTTGCCGCCTGTAGCGGCGCGGGGCTGGCCATCTGCGGCGCGGTGCTGCAAAGCCTGCTGAAAAACGCGCTGGCGGAGCCGTATGTGCTGGGCGTGTCAGCCGGTGCCTCCACCGGGGCAGTAGCCGTAGTGGTACTGGGCGTGGGCGCCGGGGCGGTGTCGCTCTCCGCCGGGGCATTTATCGGCGCTTTCGCTGCGTTCCTGTTCGTCGCGCTGCTGACCAACGGCGCGCGTGGCGGCAATGAACGTACCATTCTTGCGGGTGTGGCGGCGTCGCAGCTATTCAACGCCCTGACCGCCTACACCATCAGCACCTCTGCCAATGCGCAGCAGGCGCGCGATGTGATGTTCTGGCTGCTCGGCAGCTTCAGCGGCGTGCGCTGGCCGGAGTTCCAGCTGGTGCTGGTGGTGGTGCTGATTGGCCTTGCGGTGTGTCTGTACCACGCGAAAGCGCTGGACGCCTTTACCTTCGGGGATGACGCGGCGGCATCGCTCGGTATTCCCGTCGGTGTGATCCGCTTGATCCTGTTCTCCGTCACGGCGCTGATGACCGCCGCGATCGTCAGCATGGCCGGTTCCATCGGTTTTGTCGGCCTGGTGGTGCCCCATATGATGCGCTACTTCTTTGGCCCGCTGCACCGCAAACTGCTGGTGGCGTCCGCGCTGATGGGCGCGATTTTGATGGTGCTGGCAGATATCGCCTCCCGCACGGTGATCGCCCCGCAAAGCCTGCCGGTGGGCGTGGTGACGGCGCTGGTTGGCGTGCCGTTCTTTGCCGTTATTCTTTATCGCTCGGGGAAATTTTCATGA
- a CDS encoding nucleobase:cation symporter-2 family protein produces the protein MSVNTVESENAQPVAPQHNSELIYRLEDRPPLAQTLFAACQHLLAMFVAVITPAMLICQALGLPAQDTQHIISMSLFASGVASIIQIKAWGPVGSGLLSIQGTSFNFVAPLIMGGTALKTGGADVPTMMAALFGTLMLASCTEMVLSRVLHLARRIITPLVSGVVVMIIGLSLIQVGLTSIGGGYGAMADHTFGAPKNLLLAGAVLAVIILLNRQRNPYLRVASLVIAMAVGYILAWALGMLPENTAPTSSDLIMVPTPLYYGLGIDWSLLLPLMLVFMITSLETIGDITATSDVSEQPVSGPLYMKRLKGGVLANGLNSFVSAVFNTFPNSCFGQNNGVIQLTGVASRYVGFVVALMLIVLGLFPAVSGFVQHIPEPVLGGATLVMFGTIAASGVRIVSREPLNRRAIMIIALSLAVGLGVSQQPLILQFAPDWLKNLLSSGIAAGGITAIVLNLVFPPEKN, from the coding sequence ATGTCCGTTAACACCGTCGAGTCTGAAAATGCGCAACCGGTTGCGCCGCAGCATAATAGTGAGCTGATCTACCGCCTGGAAGATCGCCCGCCGCTGGCACAAACGCTTTTTGCCGCCTGTCAGCATCTGCTGGCAATGTTTGTTGCGGTCATCACCCCGGCGATGCTGATTTGTCAGGCGCTCGGCTTACCGGCTCAGGACACGCAGCACATCATCAGCATGTCGCTGTTCGCCTCCGGTGTGGCGTCCATTATTCAGATCAAAGCGTGGGGACCGGTTGGCTCCGGGCTGTTATCCATTCAGGGCACCAGCTTTAACTTTGTGGCCCCGCTGATCATGGGCGGCACGGCGCTGAAAACCGGCGGCGCGGATGTGCCGACCATGATGGCGGCGCTGTTTGGCACCCTGATGCTGGCAAGCTGTACCGAAATGGTCCTTTCCCGCGTGCTGCACCTGGCGCGCCGCATTATTACGCCGCTGGTATCCGGCGTGGTGGTGATGATTATCGGTCTGTCGCTGATCCAGGTCGGCCTGACCTCTATCGGCGGCGGCTATGGCGCCATGGCCGATCACACCTTCGGCGCGCCGAAAAACCTGCTGCTGGCGGGTGCGGTGCTGGCGGTGATCATCCTGCTTAACCGTCAGCGCAATCCGTATCTGCGCGTGGCCTCGCTGGTGATCGCTATGGCGGTGGGTTATATCCTCGCCTGGGCGCTGGGTATGTTGCCTGAGAACACCGCGCCGACCAGCAGCGATCTAATCATGGTCCCCACCCCGCTCTATTACGGTTTAGGTATCGACTGGAGCCTGCTGCTGCCGCTGATGCTGGTATTTATGATCACCTCGCTGGAAACCATCGGCGATATTACCGCCACCTCTGACGTTTCCGAACAGCCGGTTTCCGGGCCGCTGTACATGAAGCGCCTGAAAGGCGGCGTGCTGGCGAACGGCCTGAACTCCTTTGTGTCGGCGGTGTTCAACACCTTTCCGAACTCCTGTTTCGGACAGAACAACGGCGTGATCCAGCTGACCGGCGTGGCCAGCCGTTATGTCGGTTTTGTAGTGGCGCTGATGCTGATCGTGCTCGGCCTGTTCCCGGCGGTGAGTGGCTTCGTGCAGCACATTCCTGAGCCGGTGCTGGGCGGCGCGACCCTGGTGATGTTCGGTACCATTGCCGCTTCCGGGGTGCGTATCGTGTCCCGCGAGCCGCTGAACCGCCGCGCGATCATGATTATCGCCCTGTCGTTGGCGGTCGGTCTGGGCGTTTCCCAGCAGCCGCTGATCCTGCAGTTTGCGCCGGACTGGCTGAAGAATCTGCTCTCCTCGGGGATCGCCGCGGGCGGTATCACCGCTATCGTGCTGAACCTCGTTTTCCCGCCTGAGAAAAACTGA
- a CDS encoding YlcI/YnfO family protein — protein sequence MQEKKKPTFDRTKSTMKNIRFEDELLEQIEKAAGKGNFSKWVKDACKMRLQKN from the coding sequence ATGCAAGAAAAAAAGAAACCAACCTTTGACCGCACCAAAAGCACCATGAAGAACATTCGTTTTGAAGATGAGCTTCTGGAACAGATTGAGAAAGCGGCGGGAAAAGGGAATTTTAGTAAGTGGGTGAAAGATGCCTGCAAGATGCGATTGCAGAAAAACTAA